From Triticum aestivum cultivar Chinese Spring chromosome 7B, IWGSC CS RefSeq v2.1, whole genome shotgun sequence:
ggttcgtggcgtgaaccggtactaaaggtgctagtGGGACTCCAGCCTGACAAAAGCccgccaccacctctttagtatcggttcgtggcgtgaaccggtactaaaggttagccacgaaccgatactaatgtgagccgcccgcctagccgttgggaTCGGCACTAATGgttacattagtgccggttcaaatacaaaccgggactaatgagcttcaCATTAGGCCAATAGAAAAATGCAGAGACAACGACAAGAACAGGCCAACACGAGTGGGCACGGGCTCTCGATGGAGATCAGACAGAGGAACGCACAAAAAATCAAGCACAAAACTGATCGTACGGGGATGGACTTAGATGTGAGATAAGTATGTTTTATCTAGTCTGTTAATGAAATGCTTTCCCCCGGCAAAAAAAGAAAAGTTAgatatttttttttgagaaatctcgccTGCTTTATTTAGTCAGAAGCAATCGTCATAGGTAAGAAGAAAAGTTAGATAGATGTATATTTCACGTACTGTTGCTTTCAACCATGTTGTTGTGCCACGGACGTATTCATCaggtggccggcccagcccagcccgaTTGCACTGCAGAGGATTACTAATTACAGTAGTAATTAATGACCTAAAAAAACCTAGTTAGTAATTAATTGGTAGAGGGCCCGGAGTTgttctaaaaaagaaaaaaaggaaaagagaaaaaaggTAGAGGAGGCGGAGTCGGCCGGAGATCTCATCGATTCCGAGTCAGGAATCAGATCAGTTCGCGCGCGCGTCTACATATACACCGGATAGGTCGGTTGATTCATAGATCGATACACATATACAGAGATAAGCCAAACTAGCACCCCCTCTTTCTCTCTCGCAACACTTTGGGTTCCGATCGGATCTACCGGAGGCGAGTGAAATCCTTAGCGTCCATGTCTGAtactgggggcggcggcggcggcggtgtgctGTACAAGAGGATCCCTCCTCCGGAACCGGAACCCCAACACGAGGAGGGTCCTCGTTTTCCTACCTCGCCGTCCTACGAGTGCTACCCAGAGTAAGTTCCTCGTACACACTTTTCCATCGACTAGAGTCATTCACAAATTAACCAATTATTATTAACCTATAAGGTATGGGAGCATGGCTGATTACATTCCCGCTCGCACCGGCCACCGCGGCCTCTCCGATGATTACCATGATTATTGGGCTAGAAATCCCGATAATTCAAAGATGATCCCTCCTCCGCCGGAACCCCAGGACGAGGAGGGTCCTCGTCTTCCTACCTCGCCGTCGTACGAATGCTACCCACAGTAAGTTCCTCAAGCCTTGCCTCCTCCTCGTACACACTAGCTAGCTTTTCCATCGACTAAAGTCGTTCATTAATTAATCCAATTATTATTAACCTACTATAAGGTATGGGAGCATGGCCGATTACATTCCCGCTGGCCTCTCCGATGATTACCACGATTATTGGGCTAGAAATCCCAGTAATGTTCCCACTTACAATATCGGTGGCGACTCCTCGGCCTTTGATGCCATGTACGAGGACGACGACTGCGGTCTCACCGCGGCGGACCTCGAGCGCCAGACCAACGAGTACATAACCGCCGCGCTCGACCACTACAACAGCCAAGACCAGAACCAGGTAGTACGAACtatatgtaccccaaaaacatttaATTACCCTCGCTCCCTACTTTTTTGTATGTCTATGTACACGCAATTTTCGTAATTAACTTCTTCGTCCTTTTTGCCTCAACATATATATGCTAATATATAGGTCAAGTATGAGCTCGTCAGAGCCATATACACTAGCACGGCGATCATGGATGAAAGAGGCTTCTATGGTCATGTAAACTTCACCGCCAAAAGCAGCTTGGAGAATTCAAAGGAGGAGTTATTGTTCGCGGAGGTATATTACGAGCGCGGCAGCGATACGTGTATACCCACCTCCATAGTTTCTTTGGAAGGGCAAAATGGAGTTGGTTAGTTCTACGCCAACCCGAGCTCATACATATCCTCTTAATTATTTTGCTAGTAATTCATGTCAATTTATATGTAGGTGGGGTTAGGGGCAAGGACATTTGTGGTCCCTATCGTGGCATGGAGATTCGTGTCGACACTCAACATTGCTATGCATGTCTAGAAGCCGTGAAGCACCCGGAGGATGGAACATTGTATGAGACCGGTCATCACGTGGATGGCTGCTATGGCTATTTGTTGTAGTTAATAACTAGTCAAATGCAAAGCGTGTGCATTCATTATTCTATTTGGCAATAATTCAAAGTCAAGATGAAATATGTGTACATTTGTTATTCTATTTTGTTCAAATGCACCGGCATAACATATGTTTAGTTTATATATATACtctgttagtacaaagttgagtcatctattttggaatagaAGGAGTATATGCCAACATCTTTGATTTGCTCCCTCCTTATTGGCCATTCTGTGCACCCATCCTGTAAAAATAACCCAACATGCATGTTGATCATGGTTTCTAATAGCACCATGATTAACTGATGGTTGATCATGGTTTCTAATAGCAACATGATTAACTGATGGTCACGTCTTTCTCTCCCTACCTCCCGTCCATCAACAAACGACATTTAGCAATTGGAAACACTATACACGCGGTGGAACAACAGCCAACTACATTTATATGGAAAACCATCCCTCATCaataactactactccctccgttcggaattacttgtctcaaaAATGAatatatctaaaactaaaatacgtctagatacatccattttcgcgacaagtaattccaaacggagggagtagtaatcatGGCGCATCTTCAAAGTTGGCCCTCAAGCCGCTCGCATCTATCTGGACTGAGTGGTCTAAACGCGGTACCCCATCCATCCGCGGACCGGTCCGGACATCCGTTTTTCCCGCAAATCAGAACCAAACTGGATGAGCTTTGCGCGGGCGTCCGGGCCGCTTCACATAAGCGTCCGACACCTAGGTCCCACCAAACAACCCTCCCGTGATAGCTCTCCAACGGGCCGATTAGCTTCCTGCGTCGCAGCAGCCTGCTTTAATGCCGCGTGATGTGACCAAACCGGTGGGAGGCGCTGACCAACACTGACCATGTGGACCAGACCTGTGTCACATGCTGCATGTGTCAAACTGATGGTGTAGAGCATGTGGCTCCCATGGACATTGCCACAAAAGTTTGCTGTGGGTTAGATGTGGAATAAAATTATTAGCACACATTTAAAAGTTTAAGTAACAGTTTATTAGCACACATTTCAAAGTGTAAATAAGTGTTTATATGGTGGATGCCCAAAATTCTTTTCCAAATACAATGCACACATGTGACCAAACTCATATTAATACATTTAATGGAAAATTTATAATTAACCAAAATAGTTAATTCTATATGGGTTTAAAAGTTTCATGATGTACACCTGCTAGTATTTCACGACACATGCATATGTAGCTTTGTAAACCCCGGTGGGTAGTGCATATACAAGCCAATAAACAAACACATAATTTAAAAACTAGCACAAGAGAGGCATGCCAAGCCATGCCATGCATGCAAACTCTCTCAAGGTGGCACTGAAAAATAAAATGCGGCGCAAACCAATACGGGTTGGCACATATCGACTAGTTGTCTGGTCATTAGTTATTCCAAATGTATTCCTGCACACACGTATATATGTTGTCTTGGATTATCTCATCACCAATGAGGTCCCACCAACTGGTGTTGAAGTGGTGTTCCCCGGGTAGTTGTTCCTCAGCCCCGGCTACGACGTCCTCCTGTGACACCGTCGACAACGGTCCACTCATAGGCTCAGCCCCGACCATGAAACCGTGATATATACCCGCATGTATCATCATCTGCTGCTGTCGTTGTTGGTGCTGGTAGAGCTACAATGGCGGGATTTGGGTGGCCATCATCTGGTGGTGGTGGTTCCTGAAGTAGTGGTCATTCATCATAGAACGTGCCACGCTGCCCATCATCGATGAGCACGCCCCGACGTCATGCAATGGTACGAAAAAGCTCCAGAAAACAACGGTAGATGCGCCAATTTTGATGAAATGTCATAGTCCATGAAAGGAGGCAATGTTTCTAGCTCGATGAAGCCCCGCTAGTGTTCTGCTCCCATGGACATTGGCATGGCATATGACGACATCACCACCTTCTTCAGTCTGGTGCTCTTATATGGAAGATCCTGCAAGGTGAAAAATTTATTCTGAGGCGCTCATGGCATGGCATGTGACGTCTGCTATGATTTCTAGTAGACCAGGCCTATATCATGTACTATATGTGTCAAACATGGTGTAGAGCATGTCGCTCCCTTGGACACCACCACAAATGTTCGCCTTGGATTATATGTGGAACAAAATGACTAACACACATTTAGAAGAGTATAGGTAATATTTTATTAGAACACATTTCAAAGTGTAAATAATTGTTTATGTGGTGGATGGAAATCCCCTATAGGTCGGTGCACGCCCAAA
This genomic window contains:
- the LOC123160718 gene encoding uncharacterized protein, whose product is MSDTGGGGGGGVLYKRIPPPEPEPQHEEGPRFPTSPSYECYPEYGSMADYIPARTGHRGLSDDYHDYWARNPDNSKMIPPPPEPQDEEGPRLPTSPSYECYPQYGSMADYIPAGLSDDYHDYWARNPSNVPTYNIGGDSSAFDAMYEDDDCGLTAADLERQTNEYITAALDHYNSQDQNQVKYELVRAIYTSTAIMDERGFYGHVNFTAKSSLENSKEELLFAEVYYERGSDTCIPTSIVSLEGQNGVGGVRGKDICGPYRGMEIRVDTQHCYACLEAVKHPEDGTLYETGHHVDGCYGYLL